One part of the Candidatus Omnitrophota bacterium genome encodes these proteins:
- a CDS encoding M15 family metallopeptidase, translating to MSKAIVELVDLAEADPSLVIDAAYARSDNFLGRAIYPENRLFLQKPAAERLMRAQARLRQQGWGLKIFDAYRPLSAQKIMWDIVRDDRYVANPAKGSKHNRGCAVDATLVGPDGREAPMPTPYDEFSRRAHRDFNDLPYEIIENRRILEEAMAAEGFIPLLEEWWHFDAPEWVNYPALNLNPYKTRFNL from the coding sequence ATGAGCAAAGCGATCGTCGAACTCGTCGACCTGGCGGAAGCCGATCCGTCGCTGGTCATCGATGCGGCCTATGCGCGCAGCGATAATTTTCTAGGCCGCGCTATTTATCCCGAAAACCGGCTGTTTTTGCAAAAACCGGCGGCGGAGCGGCTGATGCGGGCGCAGGCGCGGTTGCGCCAACAAGGCTGGGGGCTGAAAATCTTTGACGCCTATCGTCCTCTATCGGCGCAAAAAATCATGTGGGATATCGTTCGCGACGATCGTTACGTCGCCAATCCCGCCAAAGGCTCGAAACACAATCGGGGTTGCGCCGTCGATGCGACGTTAGTGGGACCGGACGGACGCGAAGCGCCTATGCCAACGCCCTATGACGAATTTTCCCGGCGCGCCCATCGCGATTTCAACGATCTGCCCTACGAAATCATCGAAAACCGGCGCATCTTGGAAGAAGCGATGGCGGCGGAAGGGTTTATCCCCCTTTTGGAAGAGTGGTGGCATTTCGACGCGCCGGAATGGGTGAATTATCCCGCGCTCAATTTGAATCCGTACAAAACGAGATTCAACCTGTGA
- a CDS encoding sugar phosphate isomerase/epimerase family protein: MKIDRRNLLKTAGIGIVSAGWLGRESAAETTAAPKSQMKLGTVTYNIAKDWDLETIIKNCEKTRFEGVELRTTHAHKIEVDLSKALREEVKKRFENSSVKLVGLGSAFDYHTPDQQKLRRDIEATKEYMILAKDVGAPGVKVRPNGFPKEVPKEKTLEQIGKSLRELGEYGQNIGIQIRLEVHGSETCLLPNIKTIMDVADHPNVGVCWNSNGQDLEGAGFDANFDMVKNKIFLVHINDLSNDRYPYRKLFAKLNEMGYNGFCLAETSGMKDDGDTLRFMQYYRTLWLAYQDLM; encoded by the coding sequence ATGAAAATCGATCGTAGAAATCTTTTGAAAACAGCGGGGATTGGAATCGTTTCAGCAGGATGGTTGGGAAGAGAATCGGCGGCGGAAACCACCGCCGCTCCAAAATCCCAAATGAAGTTGGGAACCGTTACTTATAACATCGCCAAAGATTGGGATTTGGAAACCATCATAAAAAATTGCGAAAAAACGCGCTTCGAAGGCGTCGAATTGAGAACCACCCATGCTCATAAAATTGAGGTCGATCTATCCAAAGCCCTACGGGAAGAAGTAAAAAAACGTTTTGAGAACTCAAGCGTGAAACTGGTGGGTCTAGGAAGCGCGTTCGATTACCATACGCCGGATCAACAAAAACTGCGCCGGGACATCGAGGCGACGAAAGAATATATGATCCTGGCGAAAGACGTGGGCGCGCCCGGCGTCAAAGTGCGTCCCAACGGATTTCCCAAAGAGGTTCCGAAAGAAAAAACCTTGGAACAGATTGGTAAATCTCTGCGCGAGCTGGGCGAATACGGTCAGAACATCGGCATCCAAATCCGTCTTGAAGTGCATGGCTCGGAAACGTGCCTGCTGCCGAATATCAAAACCATCATGGATGTCGCCGATCATCCCAATGTGGGCGTATGCTGGAACTCCAACGGGCAAGACCTCGAGGGCGCTGGATTCGACGCCAATTTCGACATGGTGAAAAACAAAATATTTCTTGTCCATATCAACGACTTAAGCAACGACCGTTACCCCTACCGGAAATTGTTCGCAAAATTGAATGAAATGGGATACAACGGCTTTTGCCTAGCGGAAACCAGCGGCATGAAAGACGACGGCGACACGCTGCGTTTTATGCAATATTACCGTACGCTATGGCTTGCTTATCAAGACTTGATGTAA